The following are encoded together in the Nocardioides thalensis genome:
- a CDS encoding YczE/YyaS/YitT family protein: MDWLGRSCLLLGGCVVLGSGVAVLLAADLGSDGYSTLVNGIALQSGLSFWIVNLAVGAAFVALAAARRVRPGIGTVVQIGLVGVTVSVVLGLMSTPGTLPARIGLLAVAFPVLALGIAGYLGSRTGAGPAEGAALAWDPPVPFRWSYSAVQGGGALVGWLLGATIGAGTIAVIVLLGPLVDIAARTLRLDIHQGTAEEPAA, translated from the coding sequence GTGGACTGGCTCGGGCGCTCCTGTCTCCTGCTCGGCGGCTGCGTCGTCCTGGGCTCCGGCGTGGCGGTGCTGCTCGCCGCGGACCTCGGCTCCGACGGCTACTCGACGCTCGTCAACGGCATCGCCCTGCAGTCCGGGCTCTCCTTCTGGATCGTCAACCTGGCCGTCGGTGCGGCGTTCGTCGCCCTCGCCGCCGCCCGGCGGGTGCGCCCCGGGATCGGCACGGTCGTGCAGATCGGCCTGGTCGGCGTGACGGTCTCCGTGGTGCTCGGCCTGATGAGCACTCCGGGCACGCTCCCGGCGCGGATCGGCCTGCTCGCCGTCGCGTTTCCGGTGCTCGCGCTCGGCATCGCCGGCTACCTCGGCAGTCGCACCGGCGCCGGTCCGGCCGAGGGCGCCGCGCTCGCCTGGGACCCGCCGGTCCCGTTCCGCTGGAGCTACAGCGCGGTGCAGGGCGGCGGCGCGCTCGTCGGGTGGCTGCTCGGCGCCACGATCGGCGCCGGCACGATCGCCGTCATCGTCCTGCTCGGCCCACTCGTCGACATCGCCGCACGGACGCTCCGTCTCGACATCCACCAGGGCACGGCCGAGGAGCCCGCGGCCTGA